In Paenibacillus stellifer, the DNA window TGCGGCGCATCGACCGAGAAAGGACGGATATGCTCTCCGCCAACGGCTCCAGCGCTGAGATGACCGCCCTGCACCGCCTCTGGAGCAAGCGCCTCTGCTCCGACAGCACCTTCGCTCAGATGCACGGGCAGGATGGAGCCGGCCGCAAGCTTGCCGGATTCCACGCTGCCGGATTGCAGGTGGACGCCAGCGACGGAACCGGGCTGGAGATGGGCGCTGCCCACTGCCAGCGGCCGAATATGCTCGCTTCCGATAGCGCCCGGACCGAAATGCTCGGGCCGCAGCGCTCCTGCGGCGATGGCGCTGCTGCCCACCGCGCCTGCCGACAGATGTCCGCCCTGCACCGATCCGGCCGCGAGCTTGCCGGATTCCACACTGCCATCGGCCAGCTTGGCGCTGGTAACGGCGAAATCCCCCAGCTTGTCGCTCGTCACGCTTTCAGGAGACAGCTTCAGCGAGGTTACGACATGGTCAGCCAAATGATGGGGCTGAATCGCTCCGGGAGCTACATGAACGTCCTTGACCGATCCCGCCGCCAGCTTCTCCTCCGTAACGGAGCCGGGCTGCAGCGCAATCGGGGCGACGCTGTTCTTCCGCAGATGCCGGGCATCCACTGCTCCATCCGCAAGACGTGCGGCATCGACCGCCGATTCCCGAATTGTCCGCGCGCTTACGCTGGAGTCGGCCAGATGCTTCTCCTCCACCGTGCAAAATGCAATGTGCTCACCGCTCACCGCTCCCGGAGCAATCGAGGAGCTGTCAACTGCGCGATCGGCCAGCTTGGCGGCCGTAACGCTGCCGTCAGCCAGCTTGCCGGCTGTAACGCTCTTTGGCCGCAGATGGCCGGTCTCCAGCGTCTCGGCAGCGATTTCCGCTCCGGTAATCGTGCCGGGAACCAGATGGCGGGCCTGCACAGATTCTTCCTTCAGCTGCTCCGGTCCAACCGATCCCTGGCGAAGCTGCTCCTCGCCAACGGCATCCGGCTGAAGATGGATGGCGCCGACGGATTGCGGTGACAGATGCGCGGCACGCACAGCCGATTTGGCGAGATGACGGGTGGCGACCGCTTCATCTGCCAGTTTGTGGCCGAGCACGCTTTGATCGGCGATCTTGGACGAGGTGACCGACTGCTCGACCAGTTGAGCTGTTCCGACAGCGCCTTCGGCAAGCTTGGCGTAGGTGATGCTGTGGTCGGCCAGATGGCGGCCGGTGACCGTACCGCCGGCGATATGAGCGCCGCTCACCGCATCCTGCGCCAAATGTCGGCCCTGCACCGCCTCATCGGCAAGCTCGCGCGAGCCGATCGCTCCGGACTCCAGATGCCGGCTGCCCACGCTTCCGAACTGAAGGTGACTTGCCCCGATCAGCCGTCCGGCCAGCTGCTCCGGCCCGATAGCTCCGGCTGCCAGATGCTTGGCTTCGACAACCCCTGACCCCAAATGGGTGCTGTCTACCGCGCCTTCGGCCAGCTTCTCGCCCGTAACGGACCCGTTCTCCAGAATGTCTCCGCCGACCGCCGCGTCGGACAGCTTGGATCGGTCGATCAGGCCGTTCTCCAGATGGCGGGCCGAAATGGCGCCGCTGCCGATTTTGTCGCTTGTGACTGCTCCGTCTTCCAGCAGTTCGGACGTAATTACGCAATCGGCAAGATGGCGGCCTTCGATCGACCCGTCCGCGATATGGGCCGCTCCGATTATTCGGTCCGCCAGCTTCTCGGGCCCAATGCTGCCTTCCTTCAGCTTCTCGCCTCCGATCGAGCGATCCAGAAGCTTGGAGCCGGATACGCTGCCGTCGGCCAAATGCTCGCCTGTTACCGAACCCGCAGCAAGTTTGGCCGAAGTTATCGCCTTGTCCGCGAGATGGATGCCCTGTACCGCGTAATCCTGAAGCCAGAGCGAGCCAATGCTGCCATGCTTCAGCTTCGAACCATCAATGCTCCTTGGAGCGATCTTGGGCCCGGTTACCGCTCCATCCGACAAATCGTCGGTATAGACTCTCCGTTTGATCCGTTCCGCTTGGCTGAAGAAAGAGCTATCCGGCTGCAGGCTTTCCAGTACATCCTGGATGTTCGCATCGGCGATTGCCCCATCCGGCTTGGCGTCTGCCGGCAAGTCAGGGAAGACGTCGTCCGGAGCCCGGCCGTCCACCGGGTCGGCCTCCACTTCTGCAGCTGCCGCTGCATGAAGCACGAGCTCCTCAAAATCCTCTTCCTTCATCAGTTCCGGCTTGGCGTCCGCTGCCGGTTCTGCGGCAGTTAATGCGCTTTTGAGCATCGGCTTCGGTTCCAGAATACTGATTTCCGTGATGTCCGGGTTATCCACAAAATAATGAATTCTTTTCGCCTTGACCGGCGGTTTTTTCCTGGATCTGCTCACAAGCAGTCCCTCCCTCCGCTGTGTTATCGCCTATGCATCATATGCGGACGCCCGTTCAGGTGACACCGGACATTCCCGGAAGTTGCACGGCATGCCAGGGCACTCCGGTTCTTTCGTCCCGCCCGGTTCTGAACAACCGGCCAAGCTCCGGCATTTCCGTTCATATCTGCAACGCTCTTATGTGCAAAATAGGCGGCTTCTCCCCTCATTCGTCCATGCCTGCGGGCGGATTCGGCATATGCTGGAGGAAGAACGGTGACAGACCTCCGGGAGGGTTGGACGAATGGAGCATAGACTCGTCGGTATTCTGCTGAATGCGGCAGCGCACGATGGAATTCCCCGGGGCCGAACAGGCTGGGAGTCCTTAGATCTCTATGAGAAAGGCGCAGCGGCTTACGGGCTGAAGGCGTGCTTTCTGAAGCTGTCCGAACTGGACCTCGCTTCCGGGCGCTGCCTTGCTTATATCCGGACTGCCCGCAGGCTCGTCAAGACCACCGTCCCGATTCCCGGGGTCATCCATAATCGGGCCATCTACCCGCCGGGAAGCACGGCGACCGAAAGACTGTCTGCGCGGGGCATCCGGGTCTTCAACCTGCACACGCGCTATCCCAAGGACGAAATCCACCAACTGCTAATGAATGAGCCCGGTCTAGTCCCCCATCTTCCCGATACAGAATCCGGGATCGAAGGACTGCGGAACATGCTGGAGCGGCACTCGGATTTGATTCTGAAGCCGAGGAGGGGAAGCGTTGGCAGAGGAATTATGCGGCTGAGAAGAGATAATGTCGGCTGGATCTGGGAATTCCTTTCAAAAGGCCAGGTGGAGTATGTGCGGCTTCCCTCCCCCGAAGTGCCGTCGGCCTTGCTGCTTCGCATTCATGAGGGCTCCTATCTCGTTCAGGAGCGTCTGCCTCTGGCCGAAGCGGAGAACCAGCCTTTCGATCTGCGCGTAACAGTCCAGCGCGGCTTCGGGGGAGAATGGGCGGTTACGGGCCTCTTCGCCAAGCTGGCTCCGCCCGGCAGCTTCGTCTCCAATATCGCCCGGGGCGGGGAGGCGGCGGAAGCGGTGTCCGTACTGGAGAAGGTCTTCACACCCCGCGAAGCCGCCCATTACCGTATGGGAGCAGCCGATCTGGCGCTTAGAGTGGTGCGCACCCTGGAGCGGAGCCTGCCGGGACTCGCCGATGTCGGCCTTGATATCGGAGTTACCCGGGACGGCAAGCTGTACTTCATCGAATGCAACGGGCGCGACCAGCGATACGGCTTCTTCAAGGCCGGATTAGCTAGCGCCTGGAAGGACAGCTACCGCCGGCCCATGGCGTATGCGCGTCATTTGCTGGATCAGGATGTCAGGGAATAACGTTATTGATTTGTCTCCTATTCTATGTCAATATA includes these proteins:
- a CDS encoding YheC/YheD family protein — encoded protein: MEHRLVGILLNAAAHDGIPRGRTGWESLDLYEKGAAAYGLKACFLKLSELDLASGRCLAYIRTARRLVKTTVPIPGVIHNRAIYPPGSTATERLSARGIRVFNLHTRYPKDEIHQLLMNEPGLVPHLPDTESGIEGLRNMLERHSDLILKPRRGSVGRGIMRLRRDNVGWIWEFLSKGQVEYVRLPSPEVPSALLLRIHEGSYLVQERLPLAEAENQPFDLRVTVQRGFGGEWAVTGLFAKLAPPGSFVSNIARGGEAAEAVSVLEKVFTPREAAHYRMGAADLALRVVRTLERSLPGLADVGLDIGVTRDGKLYFIECNGRDQRYGFFKAGLASAWKDSYRRPMAYARHLLDQDVRE